The DNA segment AAGAGGATCCGATCGCTTGGCCTTTATCACTGGTCAGATCAACAACGTTCCTCCTCCGCCTTCTTCCGATCCCACTTCACTTTCCCAATCTCATCTCCCCACTGACGAATCCTCGTCGGACACAGTTACGCCTCGTGAGCAGATTCTCACTGATCGAGAAACAGGTCCCTCTTTCGTTCTCTCCTTGTACGTTAAGTTCGATTTCCGTTATTgttcgtgtgtgtgtgtgtttgcaaTTGCATCTTGCTTTTTGGAATATTGGGTGATGATGTGCTGCTAAAGCCATGCCATTATCTTGAGGGTCGTGTTGAAAGATTGTGTTAAAATGTAATATGTATGGTGTTAGAAGCATAGGGAGTAATCAAGTTGGCTTCTTTGATAGTTACAGTGTGGTGTTCACTTCATGTATACTAGTATGATGTGGTTTGTAATATGGTTTACGGTCGATAACTACATATAGTTATCTAAAATGTATATCTTGTGAAACAGCTAAAAATCCAGGTTTTCAGGGAGAACGTACTTGACTTAAGCTGACATTAGATCTTAATGAGGTTTTAGAAGAGTTCTTTTCTGGAACAGTAGACGTGATTAATGAACTTATCATAGGCCTAGTGTAATAGCAcatgagataaaaaaaaagatttagagATACTTTTGTTGAACTTTGTAAGAGCGGTGGATGAAACACACTGGTTATGAAATGatctttttgtgtgtgttttatgcACTACCGTACTCTTAAGAGGTTACCAATTTACTTGCTTTATCCACGTATTTACAAATGTGTGTTATGCTTGCTTAACTTGTTATATTCTGAACAATAATCTTGATCAATGTAATTGGTTTCATAGAGAAGCATGTGTTAGCATCATTCATATGTTGTTGATTACAGTCCCTTATAAGCatctttttttaacaaaacGTAGGGAGTAGTGTATTGGTTTTTGATGATTCTAGTTGTAACATTGCAGTTTTCACAAGTCGTCAGGAAAACATATCCGATGCTTCCATATTTGATACTGTGGATCATACCATCCATCAAAGCAGAGCAGAATCGCTTCAGCCTCGGAAGTATACCGAGACAATGGGAGAAGCCTCAGCTTCAAATCCTAGAGACACAACTCTACAACCGTCCCCTGCAACATCAAGCACTCAAACATCATCAGTGGTAGATTTGGCTTCTTCTCAAGCATTTACTCCTCTAGTCAATTTCGTGAACACCATCACTCCAAGACACATTGGAGCCGCCATCGACGCCTCAGAATACGCAAGGATGTTCTCATCTCTCGTGATCGCACTTCTTGTGATACTATCTCACCTCGGGTTCTCTTCCCTAGGCAGCAGCATAGTAAGCTTAAGACCCGTTCTCTTACTTCTCTTGACCGACGCCACAATCGTGCTTGGACGTGTTCTGCTGACCCATCATGGAGCTCCTTCCTCAGCCTCGAGACGAGAGAACTCGGGACAAGGCATAGCGGACCAAGTGGGCAACGCACTGGAGACAGTCATGATGATAAAGAAGATAATGGATGCAATCTCCATGGATTTTAGCTTGTACGCTGTGATTCTCATATGTGGCTTATTGTTCACACAAAACATCTTTGCTTAAGTTAAGGGTTTCTCTGTTCTCCCCTCAAGTTAGTTTTGTGATCTGTATACACTTACTACACATTGCTAGTAAGCCACATTCTCAAACATCTCTTATTCATATTCATCTCAGTATTGGCTTGATAATAAAGAGAGTCTATTAATGTTTTTTGACACTCGAgtagaagaaaacaaaaccatCACTCTCTGCTCCCCCTTTCACTTTTTTACTTTCTTTGGGAGAAAACTTGTGCGACACGTCTCTTGCTTCTGCCGAGAAATTAAAACTCCACATGTATTAGGTAATTGTTTCAACAACCCACTTGATCAACCAAAACCTGTTCT comes from the Brassica rapa cultivar Chiifu-401-42 chromosome A01, CAAS_Brap_v3.01, whole genome shotgun sequence genome and includes:
- the LOC103850595 gene encoding uncharacterized protein LOC103850595 is translated as MASNSREARRRKILERGSDRLAFITGQINNVPPPPSSDPTSLSQSHLPTDESSSDTVTPREQILTDRETVFTSRQENISDASIFDTVDHTIHQSRAESLQPRKYTETMGEASASNPRDTTLQPSPATSSTQTSSVVDLASSQAFTPLVNFVNTITPRHIGAAIDASEYARMFSSLVIALLVILSHLGFSSLGSSIVSLRPVLLLLLTDATIVLGRVLLTHHGAPSSASRRENSGQGIADQVGNALETVMMIKKIMDAISMDFSLYAVILICGLLFTQNIFA